The DNA window ACCATAACCGCTTAAATGAAGCAAGCTATATAAAAGCATGGAACCATGTCCTGCCGATAACACAAAACGGTCACGGTTAAACCAATCCGGATTTTTCGGGTTATGGTTCATGTGTTTCGTCCACAATGTATACGCCATTGGAGCTGCGCCCATTGGCAATCCTGGATGACCAGAATTTGCTTTTTCAATAGCATCGATGGAAAGCGTACGAATTGTTGTTACTGCAAGTTGATCTGCGTGGGTTGACATAGTAACATCCTCTCTCAAACAAAAATTTAATCCTATTCTAGTTTAGTCAACTATAGGAAAGAATACAATGAAAAAGAGAATAAGTATTTAATTCAAATACTTATTCTCTCGAATATTTTTGACCTTTTCGGGTGTTACATCGTTTCCTTCAGGGTCAATCACTTTTACATTTTCAATTGTACCGCGCATCGTCTTGCGGAATGTTTGCAAATACTCTTGACGCAAAGCAGACTGTTCTTTTGCTTCTTCTTTTGATAAACCTTCTGTTTTAGACTTACGTGACAATTGATTAATGCGATTTAATTTGTCTGGTGATAACATACACATCCACCTTTCTTCTTTTCATATCGTACAAAAAAAGTTGGGTTTCTGCAATGGTTTAGTCTTTCATTAGTCTCTCATATTCTTTAAAGCGGCGATGTACTGTAGCTTTACTTGCCTGATAGCCAAACCCTTGGAGCGTTACAGCAATTTCACTAAAAGTTAAGCCACTTGACTTTAAGTTCACAATTTGATCGATCGGTAAATCTAGGCGTTCTCGTCCATCAGGATTCCCTTTGCCTTTTAAATTTCTTTCTGGTTTGTAGCCATTATCCACAGCGCGTTTCATGCCACGTTTAATTTTGGCATTATGTATTTTGCGCTGATATTCTTCAACGATCGCTAATATTTCTAGAACCATGTCGTCCATATCGTTTAATGCAATGGGTCCTTGATCTGACAATGTATATACTTTTACATCGTATTTTTTCATCACATGTAAAAGTGCTATACGTGCGTGACCTCTACCTAGCCGAGTTTCATCTTGTATAAACACGGCTTCAACTTTTTCAGTTTTAATGCTGTTTAACATCTCTAATAAACCGTCACGGTCCATTTCGTATCCACTATGTTGATCGGTGAAAATACCATCTACTTTATAGGATTGTTGAAATGCAAACTTCATCAATTCTTCTTCTTGTCTTTCAAGTGAAGATTCTTGCGTGTCTTTAGTCGTGCTGACACGGCAATAAATAAAAGCGTTTTTCTTCATTCAGAATCACCTGCATATATTTTTGTCTCATCTGGAACAAAGTTTAATTGGTCACTGGGTATTTCAAGAGATTGTCCAGCAATAATTTTTGCAGTCGAAAGATTGTTTTCTTTCATAATTTCCTCAATCCATTCATGATGGGGAGTTGAACCACTGAAAGATTCAGCTAAAGTCCAAAGTGTATCCCCTTCCTCTATTGTCACCTGGCTAGTTTGTGCACTATCCGTATTATGAGTCAAAATTACGTAAAAAGTAAATACCATTATTAAAGCAAAGAAAAAGATAAGATATGAATTTTGTCGGATGATTGTCATCTAGATCGCCTCCTGAGAATAAGTGTTCGGAATGTATGTTCTCATATTAATGCGAACAGGTGTTTTTGTCAACGATAAAATTCGAACCTATGTTTGCATTTCATTGCCCGAGTTGGTATACTATTGGTAGAAATCAAGTAGAATTACTCAAATGAGGTGAAACGGTTGAAAAAAGTATCTAAACGTCAAGAAGACATACTGACATTCATAAAAGAAGAAGTCCGCTTAAAAGGCTATCCGCCTTCCGTACGCGAAATTGGTGAGGCAGTTGGTCTAGCATCCAGTTCGACCGTTCACGGTCACTTAGCACGCCTTGAAAGTAAAGGCCTTATCCGCCGTGATCCTACTAAGCCAAGAGCTATAGAAGTTATTAGCACTGATGAAGCATTAATTGATAAAAGCCCAGTTTTACACGTACCTTTAATTGGTAAAGTAACCGCAGGTATGCCGATCACAGCCATTGAAAATGTAGAAGAATATTTCCCGCTCCCGCAAAGTTATGGAACAGAAGATGACCATATTTTCATGCTAGAAATTATGGGTGAAAGTATGATTGAAGCTGGAATACTAAACGGAGATTATGTAATAGTAAAACAACAGCAAACTGCAAATAACGGCGATATTGTTGTCGCAATGACCGCAGAAGACGAAGCAACTGTTAAACGTTTCTTCCGTGAAGATAATTATTTCCGTTTGCAGCCAGAAAATTCTTCTATGGATCCAATCATTGTTGATCAAGTTTCCATATTAGGTAAAGTCGTTGGCGTGTATCGTCAAATTCACTAAAATAATTAAATCTTGATAAAATTTAATTAAACTGTAGACGACTCGCTTCCGAGTCGTCTACAGTTTTTTAGAAAAGACTTCTTAAAGGCTGCATCTTACAAGAGCCAGTTATCCGGGCATACATCGTTACAAGCATTCGGAACATGCCTTGCAGTCTCATAATGCGGTAGAAGGATAGCTACTTTCAGATAACAAAAAGAATAGAAGCTGGAATAAACTCATTCCAACTCCTATTCTTTTAAATTTTCTGATGCCAAATTTTCTATATTTTTATTATGTAAACAAACACTTTATTACCTAAGACAACTAAACGCTAAAATCACAGGTATTCTTTTTCTTCGTTCGTATTCTTCAGCATCTTGGAAATCTTGAGGTTTCGGCATTCCTTCTCGAAGTCCAGTAATCGTAAATCCAGCTTTTGCTAAAGAAGCAAAGTAACTTTCGATTGTTCGGTGATGCTTAACAACTATTTTATCTATCCATGGTTCATGTCGCTCGCCCTCTCTAAAATAGTCGTCTACTATCCAATTCCCTCTCCTTTCACCTGTCTTTTTGCTGTCAAAAGAAGAAGTTGTTAAAGGATGTTGAACACTAAAGACAAACTTCCCACCAGGCTTTAAGCTATTGTGAACTTTGCGGAATAAATCTTCTACCTCTGTTAAATAATGAATTGCTAAGCGAGAAGTGACAAGATCAAATGCTGCTTGTGGAAACTCAAACGATTCCATCGTGGACTCTATAATCGTCCCTTGAAGTCCAAGTAAGTTTTGATACGCCAATCTATACATTTGTTCAGATCCCTCTACGCCGTGGTAATGCAGCGCACCTAACTCTAGTAACTCTCTTCCAAATTGTGCATCTCCACAACCTAAATCTAGTATTTGTTGGTTTTGAATACTTCCCATTAAGTCGTACATAACAGGTTTTTCAATACTATTATTCGGACTATCCACTCGATTTCTTCTTTTAAAATAATTCGACAAAAAATCTTTTTCCTCATAAACACTTGAACCTTTGAATTCCAACGCAATTCCCCCTTAATTTTTTTCACAAAAAAAGATGTTGCTTGAGCAACACCTTGTGCAGCTCATAATAGAAAAATACTTCTACAACTCGCTGACTTTTATATAATTAACTAAATTAATTGTAATACGAAAAATATTTCCAGTTTCTTTATCTGAAACTTCGTAAGTACCATTCGACGGAATCTGACTTAATACCGATTCTTTATCCGCGGCTTGAACATGATGAGTGAATGTATTTTCTTTATCAAAATTAAACTCTACTCGAAACATCTTCATGTAATG is part of the Planococcus sp. PAMC 21323 genome and encodes:
- a CDS encoding DUF896 domain-containing protein; its protein translation is MLSPDKLNRINQLSRKSKTEGLSKEEAKEQSALRQEYLQTFRKTMRGTIENVKVIDPEGNDVTPEKVKNIRENKYLN
- a CDS encoding YneB family resolvase-like protein; this encodes MKKNAFIYCRVSTTKDTQESSLERQEEELMKFAFQQSYKVDGIFTDQHSGYEMDRDGLLEMLNSIKTEKVEAVFIQDETRLGRGHARIALLHVMKKYDVKVYTLSDQGPIALNDMDDMVLEILAIVEEYQRKIHNAKIKRGMKRAVDNGYKPERNLKGKGNPDGRERLDLPIDQIVNLKSSGLTFSEIAVTLQGFGYQASKATVHRRFKEYERLMKD
- the yneA gene encoding cell division suppressor protein YneA, which translates into the protein MTIIRQNSYLIFFFALIMVFTFYVILTHNTDSAQTSQVTIEEGDTLWTLAESFSGSTPHHEWIEEIMKENNLSTAKIIAGQSLEIPSDQLNFVPDETKIYAGDSE
- the lexA gene encoding transcriptional repressor LexA, translating into MKKVSKRQEDILTFIKEEVRLKGYPPSVREIGEAVGLASSSTVHGHLARLESKGLIRRDPTKPRAIEVISTDEALIDKSPVLHVPLIGKVTAGMPITAIENVEEYFPLPQSYGTEDDHIFMLEIMGESMIEAGILNGDYVIVKQQQTANNGDIVVAMTAEDEATVKRFFREDNYFRLQPENSSMDPIIVDQVSILGKVVGVYRQIH
- a CDS encoding class I SAM-dependent methyltransferase gives rise to the protein MEFKGSSVYEEKDFLSNYFKRRNRVDSPNNSIEKPVMYDLMGSIQNQQILDLGCGDAQFGRELLELGALHYHGVEGSEQMYRLAYQNLLGLQGTIIESTMESFEFPQAAFDLVTSRLAIHYLTEVEDLFRKVHNSLKPGGKFVFSVQHPLTTSSFDSKKTGERRGNWIVDDYFREGERHEPWIDKIVVKHHRTIESYFASLAKAGFTITGLREGMPKPQDFQDAEEYERRKRIPVILAFSCLR